The Triticum dicoccoides isolate Atlit2015 ecotype Zavitan chromosome 6A, WEW_v2.0, whole genome shotgun sequence genome has a window encoding:
- the LOC119317025 gene encoding cyclin-dependent kinase G-1-like, which translates to MAAGRHGGYSGYEVSKEREFDLEASRRGKDYHHRNPSRHRDSDRRRDGGRSRDREPSNGHTRHRSPHLPLKSRPSGRREEREPGEVSSGSGSEESRGCPLKAREPGVNGVAGVSREGGVPSPTKKRKYSPIILDRNGSKPRVQDFASSMKDVGTVVANLPDVGNPSSIDLDASVDVQNVERLQEHCNDRVIMEEDEEEDAYPTMINIRTSRWADADDEEEIVSKKKKSVSPEQGSVKKLTSPELGKLMMDKDSNSSVSSDSGVVQFSANRDLEVDKGDYMDIEKDAGDDSSALCGMHTDSESHRCSSRTPEPAGSPHRCINMLQGCRGVDEFERLNTINEGTYGIVSRAKDKKTGEIVALKKVKMENEREGFPLTSLREINILLSFHHPSIVDVKEIVVGSGDSTYMVMEYMEHDLKAVMETMKQPYSQSEVKCLMLQLLEGVKYLHDNWVIHRDLKTSNILLNNRGELKICDFGLSRQYGSPLKPYTQLVVTLWYRAPELLLGAKEYSTAIDMWSLGCIMAELLSKKPLFDGKRDIDQLSKIFRMLGTPNEDLWPGYSKLPGARAKFAKQPYNRLREKFPAVSFTGGLTLSEAGFDLLNRMLTYDPETRISAEDALNHEWFCEVPLPQSRDSMPTFHSLNEQDRRMMKRMKSPDPLEEQRMKELGSIHDRGIFG; encoded by the exons ATGGCCGCGGGGCGCCACGGAGGGTACAGTGGCTACGAGGTGTCGAAGGAGCGGGAGTTCGATCTGGAGGCTTCTAGAAGGGGCAAGGATTACCATCACCGCAACCCTAGCCGACACCGCGACTCAGATCGTCGTCGTGATGGCGGCCGGAGCAGGGACCGGGAGCCGTCAAATGGGCACACCCGCCACCGGTCGCCACATCTGCCACTGAAGAGCCGGCCGtcagggaggagggaggagagggaaCCCGGCGAGGTTTCAAGCGGAAGTGGCTCGGAAGAGTCTCGTGGGTGTCCGCTCAAGGCAAGGGAACCTGGTGTGAATGGTGTTGCTGGGGTCAGCAGGGAGGGCGGGGTGCCATCCCCAACTAAGAAGCGAAAATACTCGCCTATTATTTTGGACAGGAATGGTTCAAAGCCTCGTGTCCAAGATTTTGCGAGTAGCATGAAAGATGTAGGCACTGTGGTTGCCAACCTCCCAGATGTTGGCAACCCGAGCAGCATTGATTTGGATGCATCGGTTGATGTACAAAATGTTGAAAGATTACAGGAGCACTGCAATGATAGGGTTATtatggaggaggatgaggaggaggatgctTATCCAACAATGATAAACATTAGGACTTCACGATGGGCAGATGCTGATGACGAGGAAGAAATTGTGTCGAAGAAGAAGAAAAGCGTGTCACCAGAACAAGGGTCCGTGAAAAAGCTTACAAGCCCAGAGCTTGGAAAGTTGATGATGGATAAAGACTCAAACTCCTCAGTGTCGTCTGACTCTGGCGTAGTACAGTttagtgcaaacagggatcttgaaGTAGATAAGGGTGACTACATGGATATCGAGAAGGATGCTGGGGATGATTCTTCTGCTCTTTGTGGGATGCACACTGATTCTGAGAGTCATCGGTGTAGCTCTAGAACCCCAGAGCCCGCAGGGTCACCGCATAGGTGCATTAACATGCTTCAGGGTTGTAGGGGTGTTGACGagtttgagaggctcaacacaattAATGAGGGTACATACGGTATTGTATCTAGGGCAAAGGATAAGAAAACTGGTGAGATTGTTGCATTGAAGAAGGTAAAGATGGAGAATGAACGGGAAGGTTTCCCACTGACTTCTCTCAGGGAAATAAATATCCTGCTATCGTTCCATCACCCTTCGATTGTGGATGTCAAGGAAATAGTCGTTGGGAGTGGTGACAGCACCTATATGGTGATGGAGTACATGGAGCACGATCTCAAGGCTGTCATGGAGACTATGAAACAACCATATAGTCAAAGCGAGGTCAAATGTTTGATGCTTCAGCTGCTAGAAGGTGTGAAGTATCTTCATGACAATTGGGTGATTCACAG GGATCTCAAGACGTCTAATATTCTCTTGAATAACCGCGGTGAGTTGAAAATATGTGATTTTGGGCTCTCTCGTCAATATGGCAGTCCACTAAAGCCTTACACTCAATTGGTTGTGACTTTGTGGTACAG GGCTCCAGAACTACTGTTAGGCGCAAAGGAATATTCCACTGCTATTGATATGTGGTCGTTGGGTTGTATTATGGCAGAACTCCTTTCAAAAAAGCCACTGTTTGATGGGAAACGTGACATCGACCAACTTAGTAAG ATATTTAGAATGCTTGGTACACCTAACGAGGACCTATGGCCTGGTTATTCTAAATTACCGGGCGCCAGGGCCAAATTTGCCAAACAACC GTACAATAGATTACGGGAAAAGTTTCCAGCTGTATCTTTCACTGGTGGGCTGACCCTGTCAGAGGCTGGATTTGACCTGCTAAACAGAATGCTGACGTATGACCCTGAAACG CGCATATCAGCAGAGGATGCGTTGAACCATGAATGGTTCTGTGAAGTACCATTGCCTCAGTCAAGGGATTCTATGCCAACATTTCATTCCCTTAATGAACAAGACAG GCGCATGATGAAACGCATGAAGAGCCCTGATCCTCTGGAGGAGCAACGAATGAAAGAACTGGGGAGCATACACGACCGTGGAATTTTTGGCTGA